A genomic segment from Paenibacillus sp. FSL K6-1096 encodes:
- a CDS encoding response regulator transcription factor, which produces MEHILIVEDEKEINSLLRQFLTEHGYLTTSAYNGLEALQLIQKDCYDLVLLDLMLPYKSGDQLLNELRQYSAVPVIIISAKDTIQAKIELLRIGADDYITKPFDLDETLARIESNVRRNRMNRDSEGPRILTYQDIQLNELNHIVEVAGHELALTAKEYGILELLMRHPEKIYSKSNLFQSIWNEEYMSEDNTLNVHISNIRNKLKAVSPDKHYIETVWGIGYRLYKLD; this is translated from the coding sequence TTGGAGCATATACTTATTGTTGAGGATGAGAAAGAGATAAACAGTCTGCTCCGCCAGTTTTTGACGGAACACGGGTATTTGACTACTTCAGCTTATAATGGGTTGGAGGCTTTGCAGCTCATTCAAAAAGACTGTTATGATCTAGTCCTCCTAGACCTGATGCTGCCCTATAAGAGCGGAGATCAGCTGCTTAATGAATTGCGGCAATATTCTGCCGTTCCGGTAATCATAATCTCAGCCAAGGATACGATACAGGCCAAGATTGAGCTTCTGCGGATCGGGGCGGATGACTACATCACCAAACCGTTTGATCTTGATGAGACCCTCGCACGAATAGAAAGCAATGTAAGGCGCAATCGAATGAACCGGGATTCTGAAGGCCCCCGGATTTTAACCTATCAGGATATTCAACTTAATGAGCTGAATCATATTGTGGAGGTTGCGGGGCATGAGCTTGCGCTTACGGCCAAAGAATACGGCATTCTTGAACTGCTTATGAGACATCCAGAGAAAATATACTCTAAATCCAATTTGTTTCAGAGTATCTGGAATGAAGAGTACATGAGTGAAGACAACACGCTGAATGTTCATATCAGCAATATACGCAATAAGCTGAAGGCAGTAAGTCCGGATAAACATTACATAGAAACGGTTTGGGGAATAGGCTACCGCTTGTATAAACTTGACTAG
- a CDS encoding class I SAM-dependent methyltransferase, translating into MIPSDNSKANIDRFLGYQDEYDRYRPEAPQLVITLLSNYLGRRPSRVADIGCGTGLSTFLWKDAADAVTGVEPNPDMLGKAQEKLRLLGGGADNLTFVPGYSNQLPFDPESVDIITCSQSFHWMDPASTLQEIARCLRPGGVFAAYDCDWPLVLEPSIEARYNRMIAASDARLTELQPAADQARKWDKEGHLGRIQASGRFTYAREIVFHNFESCDAERYIGLALSQGGMQSLLKLSPGALTQDIALFSAEVEAFFQGRTLQVPISYRMRVGVK; encoded by the coding sequence ATGATTCCTTCAGACAACAGCAAGGCGAACATCGACCGGTTCCTGGGATACCAGGATGAATATGACCGGTACCGGCCTGAAGCACCGCAGCTGGTTATCACATTGCTCAGCAATTACCTGGGCCGCCGTCCTTCCCGCGTTGCTGATATTGGCTGCGGCACCGGCCTGTCCACCTTTCTCTGGAAGGACGCTGCCGATGCCGTCACCGGCGTAGAGCCTAATCCCGATATGCTGGGCAAGGCGCAGGAGAAGCTGCGTCTTCTCGGCGGCGGAGCAGATAATCTGACCTTTGTCCCCGGTTATTCGAATCAGTTGCCCTTCGATCCGGAGAGTGTGGACATTATCACCTGCTCGCAGTCGTTCCACTGGATGGACCCGGCCAGCACGCTTCAGGAGATTGCCCGCTGCCTGCGGCCCGGCGGAGTGTTCGCCGCCTATGACTGCGACTGGCCCTTGGTGCTGGAGCCTTCCATCGAAGCCCGGTATAACCGGATGATTGCCGCTTCAGACGCCCGGCTAACCGAGCTTCAGCCTGCTGCCGACCAGGCCCGCAAGTGGGACAAGGAAGGACATCTGGGCCGCATCCAGGCCAGCGGACGGTTCACCTATGCCAGAGAAATTGTGTTCCATAACTTCGAGTCGTGCGATGCTGAGCGTTATATCGGTCTGGCTCTCAGCCAGGGCGGCATGCAGTCACTCCTGAAGCTCAGCCCGGGTGCCCTTACGCAGGACATTGCCTTATTCTCGGCAGAGGTCGAGGCGTTCTTCCAGGGCCGCACCTTGCAGGTGCCCATCAGCTACCGGATGCGGGTTGGAGTGAAGTAA
- a CDS encoding ATP-binding cassette domain-containing protein has product MSDIILMTKNLTKKYNHTLALDNINLTIERGKIYGFIGQNGAGKTTLIRLIVGLSFPTSGELYLFGKTGKQALQEQRKRIGCMVETPALYPNMTAVQNLEVQRLQRGIPDPQIIRETLKLVGLEDHLTGRKTVRNFSLGMRQRLGIAIALLHDPELLILDEPINGLDPMGIAEMRILLKRLNEERGTTILISSHILNELYQTVSQYILINQGVLIEELTQSQLNEKCKRHIALQTNHVENALHALESRMNIKDYQVMPDGTIKLYDHLDDMEGISATLMKEGVLITGMTIAGDTLEGYFLERIGGEKHVLSH; this is encoded by the coding sequence ATGAGTGACATCATCCTTATGACCAAAAATCTCACCAAGAAATATAATCATACTTTGGCCTTGGATAATATTAATCTAACCATTGAACGGGGGAAGATCTATGGCTTCATCGGGCAGAACGGGGCGGGAAAAACAACGCTGATCCGTCTTATTGTAGGGTTGTCCTTTCCCACGAGCGGTGAGCTGTACCTGTTCGGAAAGACAGGGAAGCAGGCCTTGCAGGAACAGCGCAAACGGATCGGCTGCATGGTTGAAACGCCTGCCTTGTACCCTAACATGACTGCTGTACAGAACCTGGAGGTGCAACGGCTTCAGCGGGGGATACCCGATCCGCAGATCATCAGGGAAACACTGAAGCTGGTGGGTCTGGAGGATCATCTCACTGGCAGAAAGACGGTGCGTAACTTTTCGCTCGGAATGCGCCAGCGGCTGGGTATTGCGATTGCTTTGCTGCATGATCCCGAGCTGCTGATTCTAGATGAACCTATTAACGGGCTTGACCCGATGGGCATCGCTGAAATGCGGATCTTGCTGAAACGCTTGAATGAGGAACGCGGGACAACGATATTGATATCCAGCCATATTCTCAACGAGCTGTATCAGACAGTGTCGCAATACATCCTTATTAATCAAGGTGTTCTGATTGAGGAGTTAACGCAGAGTCAGTTAAATGAGAAATGCAAACGCCATATTGCCCTTCAGACGAATCATGTCGAGAATGCCCTGCATGCTCTGGAGAGCCGGATGAATATCAAAGATTATCAGGTTATGCCTGATGGCACCATTAAGCTATATGATCACTTAGATGACATGGAGGGGATTTCGGCCACCCTAATGAAAGAAGGTGTGCTGATCACAGGAATGACAATCGCCGGGGATACGCTGGAAGGGTACTTTCTTGAGCGTATTGGAGGAGAGAAGCATGTATTGTCTCATTAA
- a CDS encoding 1,4-dihydroxy-6-naphthoate synthase, with protein sequence MTQELHIAYSPCPNDTFVFHAWAHDLIPGAPKLDVTFADIDITNGLAADGAGPEVLKISYAALPWVLDKYKLLPCGGALGRGCGPLVLTRKGPGAIKHPRELSGRRIAVPSERSTAYLLFRLWAAQQVPGGPAEIVVLPFDEIMPAVQQGKIDAGLVIHEARFTYPSYNLNLLTDLGSWWESDTGLPIPLGAIIARRDLDHEAISGWIRSSLQYAWDHPLDCQEYVLSHAQELSPEVAKSHIDLYVNGFTMNLGEDGYAAISALLTRAAAEGLVPAVDPVQLR encoded by the coding sequence ATGACACAAGAGCTTCATATTGCTTATTCCCCTTGTCCGAACGATACCTTTGTCTTTCATGCCTGGGCGCATGACCTGATTCCCGGCGCACCCAAGCTGGATGTGACTTTTGCCGATATTGATATTACGAACGGGCTGGCAGCAGACGGCGCAGGACCTGAGGTGCTCAAAATCTCCTACGCCGCCCTGCCCTGGGTGCTGGACAAGTACAAGCTGCTGCCCTGCGGCGGTGCGCTGGGACGGGGCTGCGGCCCGCTGGTGCTGACCCGCAAAGGCCCCGGTGCGATCAAGCACCCGCGTGAGCTGTCCGGCCGCCGTATTGCTGTGCCAAGCGAACGCTCCACCGCCTATCTGCTCTTCCGCCTCTGGGCGGCGCAGCAGGTGCCGGGCGGACCGGCCGAAATCGTCGTCCTTCCTTTTGACGAGATCATGCCCGCTGTACAACAGGGGAAAATCGATGCCGGACTTGTCATCCATGAAGCCCGCTTCACCTATCCGTCCTATAATCTCAACCTGCTGACTGACCTGGGAAGCTGGTGGGAGAGCGACACCGGTCTGCCGATCCCGCTCGGAGCAATTATTGCCCGCCGCGATCTGGACCATGAAGCCATCAGCGGCTGGATTCGCAGCTCGCTCCAGTATGCGTGGGATCACCCGCTGGACTGTCAGGAGTACGTGCTGAGTCATGCCCAGGAGCTCTCGCCGGAAGTCGCCAAGTCGCATATTGACCTCTATGTCAACGGGTTCACGATGAACCTGGGCGAGGATGGCTATGCGGCTATCTCTGCACTGCTGACCCGAGCCGCTGCGGAGGGACTCGTTCCCGCCGTTGACCCGGTGCAGCTGCGTTAG
- a CDS encoding ABC transporter substrate-binding protein, translating to MKQLVNTFLAILIVAFGLMFLASRLNSAQGYSGGNTLTIYNWGDYVDPDLLKQFQEETGITVIYQTFDSNEAMLTKVEQGGTIFDVVVPSDYAIAKMREENLLLPLDHSKLPNLANIDAKFMDLSFDPGNKYSVPYFWGTVGIIFNPEMTKGIDFSSWDSLWDKRLKNNIFLVDGAREVMGMALNSLHYSVNDTNEAHLQEALAKLNKLSPNVKAIVGDEVKMLLANEEAAVGIVWSGDASEIMDDNDKLDYIVPEEGSNKWFDNMVIPRTAGNVEGAHKFINFMLRPEVAAQNAEYVGYSTPNVPALKLLPEDISGDERFYPPAGLTDRLEVYDNLGKRMLAHYNELFLMFKMNKK from the coding sequence ATGAAGCAGTTAGTGAATACATTTCTGGCCATTCTGATCGTCGCCTTCGGGCTGATGTTTCTGGCCTCCCGGCTGAACTCAGCCCAGGGTTATTCAGGCGGCAATACGCTGACGATCTACAACTGGGGTGACTACGTGGACCCCGACCTGCTGAAGCAATTCCAGGAGGAGACCGGAATTACGGTCATTTATCAGACGTTCGATTCCAATGAAGCGATGCTGACCAAGGTGGAGCAGGGCGGTACGATCTTCGATGTCGTAGTCCCCTCCGATTATGCTATCGCTAAGATGCGGGAGGAGAATCTGCTGCTGCCGCTGGATCACAGCAAGCTGCCGAATCTCGCCAACATCGATGCCAAGTTCATGGATCTGTCCTTCGATCCCGGCAATAAGTATTCGGTCCCTTATTTCTGGGGAACGGTGGGGATCATCTTCAACCCGGAGATGACGAAGGGCATCGACTTCAGCAGCTGGGATTCCCTGTGGGATAAGCGGCTGAAGAATAACATCTTCCTGGTGGACGGTGCCCGTGAGGTCATGGGCATGGCGCTGAACAGCCTGCACTACTCGGTCAACGACACGAATGAGGCGCATCTGCAGGAGGCGCTGGCCAAGCTGAACAAGCTGTCTCCGAACGTGAAGGCGATTGTCGGTGACGAGGTCAAAATGCTGCTCGCCAACGAAGAAGCGGCAGTCGGTATCGTCTGGTCCGGCGATGCTTCGGAGATTATGGACGATAACGACAAGCTCGATTACATCGTGCCGGAGGAAGGCTCGAACAAATGGTTCGATAACATGGTCATTCCGCGTACCGCCGGCAATGTCGAAGGCGCGCACAAGTTCATCAACTTCATGCTCCGCCCCGAGGTCGCGGCCCAGAACGCGGAATACGTCGGCTACTCCACGCCGAATGTGCCCGCGCTGAAGCTCCTGCCGGAGGACATCTCCGGCGACGAACGCTTCTACCCGCCCGCCGGGCTCACCGACCGCCTGGAGGTCTACGATAACCTCGGCAAGCGGATGCTCGCCCACTATAATGAACTGTTCCTGATGTTCAAGATGAATAAGAAGTAA
- a CDS encoding ABC transporter permease gives MRNTRRVKNKNGIANLYLVLVFVVLYAPIFYLMYYSFNSGGTMHKFEGFTLDYYREVVADTRLMIIVINTLVIALLSSAIATVIAVIGALAIHHVRSRRAKNTLLSLNNVLIVSPDVIIGASFLILFTIVGIKLGFTSVLLSHVAFSIPIAVIMILPHLQEMSPTLTDAARDLGATRRDVLTKVILPIIKPGIFSGFFMALTYSLDDFAVTFFVTGNGYSTLSVEIYSRARQGVSLSINALSTLIFLFTILLVIGYYYLNQRKSRPPMQIAEPVAEAGVPR, from the coding sequence ATGAGGAACACACGTAGGGTCAAAAATAAAAACGGCATCGCCAATCTTTATCTGGTGCTGGTCTTCGTGGTGCTGTACGCGCCGATCTTCTACCTGATGTATTACTCGTTCAACAGCGGCGGGACGATGCATAAGTTCGAGGGCTTTACGCTGGATTATTACCGTGAGGTGGTGGCGGATACCCGGCTGATGATCATCGTCATTAACACGCTGGTTATCGCGCTGTTGTCCTCAGCCATTGCGACAGTGATCGCGGTGATCGGCGCGCTGGCGATTCATCATGTCCGCAGCCGCCGGGCGAAGAACACGCTGCTCTCGCTGAACAATGTGCTGATCGTCAGTCCAGACGTCATTATCGGAGCCTCGTTCCTGATTCTGTTCACCATTGTCGGGATCAAGCTGGGCTTCACCTCCGTGCTGCTCTCGCATGTGGCGTTCAGCATCCCGATTGCCGTCATTATGATCCTGCCTCATCTGCAGGAGATGAGTCCGACCCTGACGGATGCCGCCCGCGATCTTGGCGCTACGCGCCGCGATGTGCTGACGAAGGTCATTCTGCCGATTATCAAGCCGGGTATCTTCAGCGGATTTTTCATGGCTCTGACCTATTCCCTGGACGATTTCGCGGTCACCTTCTTTGTCACGGGCAACGGCTATTCGACCCTGTCGGTGGAGATCTATTCCCGCGCCCGGCAAGGGGTCTCGCTGTCAATTAATGCGCTGTCCACGCTGATCTTCCTTTTCACCATTCTGCTGGTTATCGGGTATTACTATCTGAACCAGCGCAAGAGCCGTCCGCCGATGCAAATTGCCGAGCCGGTGGCCGAAGCGGGGGTGCCTAGATGA
- a CDS encoding ABC transporter permease, whose protein sequence is MNSKGKSYYLIPYYLWIALFVIAPVLLVVYYSLFDLDGKLTLDNYVNFFTPVYMRMMLNSFWYAFLITLFSLLVAYPAAYLLTRTKHKQLWLLLIILPTWINLLLKTYAFIGIFGTFGPVNNFLDLLGLGEQQILFTGFSFVFVSVYIFIPFMILPIFSALEEMNLSLVDAARDLGASGWTTFRRVVFPLTISGVRSGCMAVFIPALSLFMITRLIAGNRVITLGTAIEQHFLVTQDWGMGSTVAVFLIAIMALFMILTGGSRKGVRG, encoded by the coding sequence ATGAACAGTAAGGGCAAATCGTATTACCTCATCCCCTACTATCTGTGGATCGCGCTGTTTGTCATTGCCCCGGTGCTGCTGGTGGTCTATTATTCCCTGTTCGATCTGGACGGGAAGCTGACGCTGGACAATTACGTTAACTTCTTCACGCCGGTGTATATGCGGATGATGCTGAATTCGTTCTGGTATGCTTTTCTGATCACGCTGTTCTCGCTGCTGGTGGCGTATCCGGCCGCTTATCTGCTGACGCGCACCAAGCACAAGCAGCTCTGGCTGCTGCTGATTATTTTGCCGACCTGGATCAATCTGCTGCTGAAGACGTATGCCTTCATCGGCATCTTCGGCACCTTCGGCCCGGTCAACAACTTCCTGGACCTGCTCGGGCTGGGCGAACAGCAGATCCTGTTCACAGGCTTTAGTTTTGTGTTCGTGTCGGTGTATATTTTCATTCCGTTCATGATTCTGCCGATCTTCAGCGCACTGGAGGAAATGAACCTGTCGCTGGTCGATGCGGCGCGCGATCTGGGCGCCTCGGGCTGGACGACGTTCCGGCGGGTGGTCTTCCCGCTGACGATCTCGGGTGTGCGCTCCGGCTGCATGGCGGTATTCATTCCGGCGCTGTCGCTGTTCATGATTACGCGGCTGATTGCCGGGAACCGGGTCATTACGCTCGGTACGGCCATTGAGCAGCACTTCCTGGTTACGCAGGACTGGGGCATGGGCTCTACCGTTGCGGTATTCCTGATCGCTATTATGGCGCTGTTCATGATTCTGACGGGCGGCTCGCGGAAAGGGGTGCGCGGATGA
- a CDS encoding ABC transporter ATP-binding protein, translated as MLAIATPEGTIISFDQVIKQYDDEEPVLKGVSFEIERGKFYTLLGPSGCGKTTILRLIAGFAEPTEGSIYLNGKIINHIPANERQVNTVFQDYALFPHLNVFENVAFGLRIKKLKKDVIRQKVQEALRFVNLVGYEQRAINEMSGGQRQRVAIARAIVNEPQVLLLDEPLSALDLKLRTEMQYILREMQQRLGITFIFVTHDQEEALAMSDWIFVMNGGRIEQSGTPNDIYDEPINRFVADFIGESNIVPGVMIEDYVVEFNGHRFECVDAGLRPNEAVEIVIRPEDLEIATVEAGKLKVRVDSQLFRGVHYEISCYDGSGHEWLVHSTRKAEVGSEIGLYFDPEAIHVMRFGETEEEFDKRLEAYGEVESHEQ; from the coding sequence TTGTTAGCTATAGCTACCCCGGAAGGCACTATTATTTCTTTTGATCAGGTCATTAAGCAATATGACGATGAAGAGCCTGTACTCAAAGGCGTCAGCTTTGAAATTGAACGCGGTAAATTCTACACTCTGCTGGGCCCCTCGGGCTGCGGTAAAACGACCATCCTGCGGCTGATCGCCGGCTTCGCGGAACCAACGGAGGGTTCGATCTATCTAAACGGCAAGATCATCAACCACATTCCCGCCAACGAGCGGCAGGTCAATACGGTGTTTCAGGATTATGCGCTGTTTCCGCACCTGAATGTATTCGAGAATGTGGCCTTCGGACTGCGCATTAAGAAGCTTAAGAAGGATGTCATCCGGCAAAAGGTTCAGGAAGCGCTGCGCTTCGTCAACCTGGTCGGCTATGAGCAGCGGGCCATTAATGAAATGTCCGGCGGGCAGAGACAGCGTGTGGCTATTGCTCGCGCCATAGTCAACGAGCCGCAGGTGCTGCTGCTGGATGAGCCGCTCTCTGCACTGGACCTGAAGCTGCGCACCGAGATGCAGTATATTTTGCGGGAGATGCAGCAGCGGCTGGGCATTACCTTCATCTTCGTCACCCATGACCAGGAAGAGGCGCTGGCGATGTCCGACTGGATCTTCGTTATGAACGGCGGACGGATTGAGCAGAGCGGCACGCCGAACGATATCTATGATGAGCCGATCAACCGGTTCGTGGCTGACTTCATCGGAGAGTCGAACATTGTGCCGGGTGTGATGATTGAGGACTACGTAGTTGAATTCAACGGCCACCGCTTCGAGTGTGTCGATGCCGGCCTGCGGCCGAATGAAGCGGTGGAGATTGTCATCCGTCCCGAGGATCTGGAGATTGCTACTGTTGAGGCGGGCAAGCTGAAGGTCCGTGTGGACTCGCAGCTGTTCCGCGGCGTGCATTACGAGATCAGCTGTTATGACGGCTCGGGCCATGAATGGCTCGTTCATTCTACCCGCAAGGCGGAGGTGGGCTCTGAGATCGGCCTGTATTTTGACCCGGAGGCCATTCATGTCATGCGCTTCGGTGAAACGGAGGAAGAGTTCGACAAGCGTCTGGAGGCCTACGGCGAGGTGGAGAGCCATGAACAGTAA
- a CDS encoding helix-turn-helix transcriptional regulator, whose translation MKSATTIRDQITAYLSEQGLSINQFAIASGINSGTLSRVIKDQQPIAMDHLERITRGMNLPEDYFYSLYVDECFHRSPPTWRRLRPFIERSAALGRLDCVEQVVQSLLDNLVYAPMLFEVAEGLFEQGLWQAAGLLYKNVSLSEKYQNSERLAICQYRLFKIGLGDDQSVNLREAILFECYIDRLNEADQLDGLKDLLDVYYSLQKWAKVNELAEKLLLLATLRYNLHHRSKRKEEHERNPRSPLYVYILRSHLFLSSVCMEYGDYKAAIEHVPQYTEVNWIQEKDDEAKRIIAQFREWGTANIYLYRLLDGQFEVLADYVEYISTKPDEIFTAMYNIVKSANRYGWNIDPILERFSDHIPYRTYTSEFGEYNQQVMVDKHTRFLAELAAYYLHSNRTEGITFILQCLESSAKINNESVVITCVDLFEQFRYIAGDDEIERYKLLIREVHKSNEKKTFQASSSV comes from the coding sequence ATGAAGTCTGCAACCACGATTCGCGATCAAATAACCGCTTATTTGTCTGAACAAGGTCTGTCCATTAATCAGTTCGCCATAGCTTCAGGAATCAATTCCGGCACACTCAGCCGTGTAATCAAAGACCAGCAGCCGATTGCCATGGATCATCTGGAGCGGATCACCCGTGGAATGAACCTGCCGGAGGATTACTTCTACAGCTTATATGTGGACGAGTGCTTTCACCGTTCTCCCCCTACCTGGCGGCGTCTGCGGCCGTTCATTGAACGTTCTGCAGCGCTTGGCCGGCTTGACTGCGTGGAGCAGGTCGTTCAGAGTCTGCTGGATAATCTGGTCTATGCCCCCATGCTGTTTGAGGTTGCTGAGGGGTTATTTGAGCAGGGACTCTGGCAAGCAGCGGGACTGCTGTATAAGAATGTGAGTCTCAGTGAGAAGTATCAGAACTCCGAGCGGCTGGCCATCTGCCAGTACCGCCTGTTCAAGATTGGGCTGGGTGACGATCAGAGCGTGAATCTGCGGGAGGCCATCCTGTTCGAATGTTACATCGACCGCCTGAATGAGGCTGACCAGCTGGATGGATTGAAGGACCTGCTCGATGTCTATTACTCCCTGCAAAAGTGGGCCAAGGTGAACGAGCTTGCCGAGAAGCTGCTCCTTTTAGCGACTCTCCGTTACAATTTACACCACCGGTCGAAACGAAAAGAAGAGCATGAAAGAAATCCGCGAAGCCCGCTATATGTATATATTCTACGTTCTCATCTCTTCCTCTCCAGTGTCTGTATGGAGTACGGAGACTATAAGGCTGCAATTGAACATGTACCTCAATATACCGAAGTCAACTGGATACAAGAAAAGGATGATGAAGCGAAGAGAATTATAGCCCAGTTTAGGGAGTGGGGTACTGCCAATATCTATTTATACCGATTACTTGATGGACAATTCGAGGTTCTGGCTGATTATGTCGAATATATCTCCACCAAGCCGGACGAGATTTTCACGGCGATGTACAATATTGTAAAATCAGCGAATCGGTACGGATGGAATATTGACCCCATTCTGGAGAGGTTCTCTGACCATATTCCTTACAGAACTTATACATCCGAATTCGGTGAGTACAACCAGCAGGTGATGGTTGATAAACATACCCGGTTTCTTGCTGAATTAGCTGCCTATTATCTGCATAGTAATAGAACTGAAGGGATTACTTTTATCCTGCAATGTTTGGAATCCTCTGCTAAAATTAACAACGAGAGTGTAGTCATCACCTGTGTCGATCTGTTTGAGCAATTCAGGTATATAGCAGGAGATGACGAAATCGAGAGATACAAACTTCTAATCAGAGAGGTGCACAAATCTAATGAGAAAAAGACTTTTCAAGCTTCTAGTTCTGTGTAG